The genomic interval TTATAAATAAAATTACCTTCTTGATCTTTTTGCCATGGTTTCAACATATTAATTAACAAAGAATATTTTAATTTATAGCCACTGATTCACAGATTAGAGCAATAAAAATAAATTCTTTTAATCTGTGAATTTACGGCAAAAGTTGAATTAATTAGATTTTTGTTTTTTACATCTTTTGAAAAAATGATTGTATTTAGCGACTGATTCACAAATTTCAGCAAATAACATATTCTTTTAATCTGAGAATTTGTGGCATTAATACTAATTAAATGAGTAATGCGTATAGAATTACTCCACGCCTTTTATTTTTATTAAAGCTTGGTTTTGTGTAACTGTATCCGCCTCACTAACTGAAACTTCAACAATTTCGCAATCAAATGGTGCTTTAATAATATTTTCCATTTTCATCGCCTCAAGGATAAGCAAACCTTCGCCTTCTTTTACAACTTCACCAACAGCAGATTGAATTTTCACAACCAAACCGGGAATTGGTGCTTTAATTGTTTTTTCGCCCTTACTTCCTGAGGCAGCTTTTACAAGTTCTTTAACCTGCCGTGTTCGTTCATCCTCAACGGTAACATGAAATAAATCACCAACAACACGCACATGGTACCCATCTTCATTATTGCTAATATTTACCATAAAAGCCATATTGTCTTTTATTAAAGAGAATCGTCCTTCACCTAATGGGACAAGTTCAACATCAAGTCGTTTTCCATCTTTAGCAAGATAATTTTCGCCATTTTCATCAACCCATTCGTAGTGGAATTCATTGTTTTTTGTGTTAGCAAATATTTTCAT from Calditrichota bacterium carries:
- a CDS encoding biotin/lipoyl-binding protein, with the protein product MKIFANTKNNEFHYEWVDENGENYLAKDGKRLDVELVPLGEGRFSLIKDNMAFMVNISNNEDGYHVRVVGDLFHVTVEDERTRQVKELVKAASGSKGEKTIKAPIPGLVVKIQSAVGEVVKEGEGLLILEAMKMENIIKAPFDCEIVEVSVSEADTVTQNQALIKIKGVE